One Nocardioidaceae bacterium SCSIO 66511 genomic window carries:
- a CDS encoding MFS transporter has product MSERPAAVASSVGRLPRIAVTATFAAHAMLFASWTAHVPQVKDDIGLTDAGLGTSLLGAPVGSILATIGVGWLLPRLGSATVVRFTLLGYALTGLTVGLAGSGLGLFAALLLWGAFQGSLDVAMNTQGVAVERTIGRPIMSGLHGAWSIGGFVGAGIGTLGVSIGVGLTPQLAVEGLIVLAVVGALTMRMLPDPESAAAPDTPRKQRTFTPTVLILGAVAFACMISEGAAADWSAVYLHDEIGSSPTYAGLGFAVFSLAMLTLRLAGNRLMLRFPPRDLLSACAAVATVGMLVALLVDNQYVALIGLGCLGVGLALVVPTAFSAAGRLGGDSAGSSIATVAAIGWTGFMCGPPLIGYLANVIGLSTALLILPVLTATIAVAIRSSTAFDGGVDTRT; this is encoded by the coding sequence GTGTCTGAGCGCCCCGCCGCCGTCGCCTCGTCGGTCGGCAGGCTGCCCCGGATCGCGGTCACGGCCACCTTCGCGGCACATGCGATGTTGTTCGCCTCGTGGACCGCACATGTCCCGCAGGTCAAGGACGACATCGGGCTGACCGATGCCGGGCTCGGCACCTCGCTGCTCGGCGCACCGGTCGGTTCGATCCTGGCCACGATCGGGGTCGGCTGGCTCCTGCCCCGCCTGGGTAGCGCCACGGTCGTCCGGTTCACCCTGCTGGGCTACGCCCTCACCGGCCTCACCGTCGGGCTCGCCGGATCGGGTCTCGGCCTGTTCGCCGCGCTCCTGCTGTGGGGCGCGTTCCAGGGTTCGCTCGACGTGGCGATGAACACCCAAGGCGTCGCGGTCGAGCGTACGATCGGCCGCCCGATCATGTCCGGACTGCACGGCGCCTGGAGTATCGGCGGATTCGTGGGCGCGGGCATCGGTACGCTCGGCGTCTCCATCGGAGTCGGGCTCACACCCCAGCTCGCCGTCGAAGGCCTGATCGTCCTCGCCGTCGTCGGCGCCCTCACCATGCGGATGCTGCCGGACCCGGAGTCCGCCGCCGCACCGGACACCCCTCGCAAACAGCGCACGTTCACGCCCACCGTTCTCATCCTCGGCGCCGTCGCGTTCGCCTGCATGATCAGCGAGGGCGCGGCCGCAGACTGGTCGGCTGTCTATCTCCACGACGAGATCGGCTCATCGCCGACGTACGCCGGGCTCGGCTTCGCGGTCTTCTCCCTTGCGATGCTGACGCTGAGACTTGCGGGCAACCGGCTGATGCTCCGGTTCCCACCGCGAGACCTGCTGTCTGCATGCGCGGCGGTCGCGACCGTCGGCATGCTGGTTGCGCTACTCGTCGACAACCAGTACGTCGCACTGATCGGCTTGGGCTGCCTCGGAGTCGGCCTCGCACTGGTCGTACCCACTGCGTTCAGCGCTGCGGGACGCCTCGGCGGAGACTCGGCCGGGTCCTCGATCGCGACGGTTGCGGCGATCGGCTGGACCGGGTTCATGTGCGGTCCGCCGCTGATCGGCTATCTAGCCAACGTGATCGGTCTGTCGACGGCGCTGCTCATCCTCCCGGTACTCACGGCCACCATTGCCGTCGCCATTCGGTCGAGCACTGCATTCGACGGCGGCGTCGACACGCGTACGTGA
- a CDS encoding NAD(P)H-dependent oxidoreductase: MNKLMHISASPRGAESQSLALAATYVEEVRRRYPAIDMETWDLWDGSLPEFGPEAVAAKMAIFGGGQPTGGQVAAWNDVRAAFERFDSADDYLFSVPMWNAGVPYVLKRFIDVVSQPGMAFSFDADHGYTGLLLGKRATVIYTGAVYGEDRSPAFGSDFAQPYFEDWLRWAGVSDIRSVAFRPNLVDPNVAVRRAVAADQLAKLAAEL; the protein is encoded by the coding sequence ATGAACAAGCTGATGCACATCTCGGCGTCCCCACGCGGGGCCGAGTCGCAGTCGCTCGCACTGGCGGCGACGTACGTCGAGGAGGTTCGACGCCGATACCCTGCGATCGACATGGAGACCTGGGATCTCTGGGACGGCTCCCTGCCCGAGTTCGGACCGGAAGCGGTCGCGGCCAAGATGGCGATCTTCGGAGGTGGGCAACCGACAGGTGGACAGGTGGCTGCGTGGAACGACGTCCGCGCAGCCTTTGAGCGCTTCGACTCTGCCGACGACTACCTGTTCTCGGTGCCGATGTGGAACGCCGGGGTTCCCTACGTCCTCAAACGGTTCATCGATGTGGTCAGCCAGCCTGGAATGGCCTTCTCGTTCGACGCCGATCACGGCTACACGGGCCTGTTGCTAGGAAAGCGCGCGACCGTGATCTACACGGGCGCGGTGTACGGCGAGGACCGGTCGCCGGCGTTCGGATCCGACTTCGCCCAGCCGTACTTCGAGGACTGGCTGCGGTGGGCGGGGGTCAGCGACATCCGTTCGGTGGCGTTCCGGCCCAACCTCGTCGACCCGAATGTCGCGGTTCGGCGCGCCGTCGCCGCCGACCAGCTCGCCAAGCTAGCCGCTGAGCTCTGA
- a CDS encoding MarR family transcriptional regulator: MAQTRRQLSADAWGSILRVHAAFVPELDKDVRVNAGMPLAWYDVLLELAAEPTGRLRLGDLADRVVLSRARISRVVDELVDAGLVEKAPNPADKRSSYAVITADGRSRQRRAAPPYVRRIESLFPRDVTNADLRRLTAVLERVLEAKE; this comes from the coding sequence ATGGCTCAGACCAGACGTCAGCTCTCAGCCGATGCGTGGGGGTCGATCCTGCGCGTACACGCGGCATTCGTCCCGGAGCTGGACAAAGACGTACGCGTGAACGCCGGCATGCCTCTCGCCTGGTACGACGTGCTGCTGGAGCTCGCCGCCGAGCCGACCGGCCGACTGCGCCTGGGCGACCTCGCAGACCGGGTAGTGCTGAGCCGCGCCCGGATCAGCCGGGTGGTCGACGAGCTCGTCGACGCCGGCCTCGTCGAGAAGGCGCCGAACCCGGCTGACAAGCGATCGTCGTACGCCGTGATCACCGCGGATGGGCGCTCCCGTCAGCGGCGCGCCGCACCGCCATACGTACGGCGGATCGAGTCGCTCTTCCCGCGGGACGTGACGAACGCCGACCTGCGCAGGCTCACCGCCGTACTGGAACGCGTCCTGGAGGCGAAGGAGTAG
- a CDS encoding DUF6069 family protein: MTYYQATADSTCTCADVRTRGPRWWTVLAAQVAATAVYVVAVPVAGIDLAARTGDSTQTIDLGMVLTGTLVIGLAAIGWLLALRHWTRRSDRAWRISAIVVLAISLLGPAGATNAAAGITLACMHLAVAAALALGCLTWQRGVHG, translated from the coding sequence ATGACGTACTACCAAGCCACAGCAGACTCGACCTGCACCTGCGCCGACGTTCGGACTCGCGGACCGCGCTGGTGGACGGTGCTCGCGGCGCAGGTCGCCGCGACCGCGGTGTACGTCGTGGCAGTGCCGGTCGCCGGGATCGACCTCGCGGCGCGTACGGGCGACTCGACGCAGACGATCGACCTCGGCATGGTGCTCACCGGCACCCTGGTCATCGGGCTCGCCGCGATCGGGTGGCTGCTCGCGCTGCGTCACTGGACCCGCCGATCCGACCGCGCCTGGCGGATCTCCGCGATCGTCGTACTCGCGATCTCGCTGCTCGGCCCGGCGGGGGCGACGAACGCCGCTGCCGGCATTACGCTCGCTTGCATGCATCTGGCCGTCGCCGCCGCGCTCGCGCTCGGCTGCCTGACCTGGCAGCGGGGCGTACATGGCTGA
- a CDS encoding histidine kinase — MAECRRRPTLRWASRSQPLIAIAIWSPIILIGAAQHAYESDAGAAIWIGLAVVAASNVAAIAASARRHSSAPLLFGVQAAATVAVTFDDVSDWYTLYCLLAILASAALTARWVPVAVIATTTAWALADSYAGAPWSDLWVTTLCLALAGFGTFVFWRLFATIAELNATRDALARNAVSAERERFSRDLHDVLGHSLSLMVVKAQAVRRLLPDDTAAAGEHAADIESIGRDALDDVRATVRGYRETSFSAEVERAREALRSGEVELTVDAPALPVAPGQDALLGWAVREATTNVLRHSDCTRCTIGLRRGDDLIELRIADNGSPTPHSPNDGSGLEGLYRRFAEAGGELVAGAGEQGFSIAATLPATTGARP; from the coding sequence ATGGCTGAATGCCGACGGCGGCCAACGTTGCGCTGGGCGAGCCGTAGTCAACCGCTCATCGCGATCGCGATCTGGAGCCCGATCATCCTGATCGGGGCCGCCCAGCATGCGTACGAGAGCGATGCGGGAGCGGCGATCTGGATCGGCCTGGCGGTGGTCGCCGCCTCGAACGTCGCGGCGATCGCCGCCAGTGCGCGTCGGCATTCCTCGGCCCCGCTGTTGTTCGGCGTTCAGGCGGCCGCAACCGTCGCCGTGACGTTCGACGATGTGAGCGACTGGTACACCCTCTACTGTCTGCTCGCGATCTTGGCCAGTGCTGCGCTCACCGCTCGCTGGGTGCCGGTCGCGGTCATCGCGACAACCACCGCTTGGGCCCTGGCCGACTCGTACGCAGGAGCACCGTGGTCGGACCTGTGGGTCACCACGCTCTGTCTGGCACTTGCCGGCTTCGGCACCTTCGTCTTCTGGCGGCTGTTCGCCACGATCGCCGAGCTCAACGCAACCCGCGATGCCCTTGCGCGCAATGCAGTCTCGGCCGAGCGCGAGCGGTTCTCGCGCGATCTGCACGACGTACTCGGCCACAGCCTGTCGCTGATGGTCGTTAAGGCGCAGGCCGTGCGCCGACTGCTCCCCGACGACACCGCGGCCGCAGGCGAGCATGCAGCCGACATCGAGTCGATCGGCCGCGATGCGCTCGATGACGTACGCGCGACCGTTCGCGGCTATCGCGAGACGTCGTTCTCGGCGGAGGTCGAGCGCGCCCGAGAAGCCCTACGCAGCGGCGAAGTCGAGCTCACGGTCGACGCACCCGCACTTCCGGTGGCACCCGGCCAGGACGCGCTTCTGGGCTGGGCCGTACGCGAGGCGACGACGAACGTGCTGCGCCACTCCGACTGCACACGTTGCACGATCGGGCTCCGGCGCGGCGACGACCTGATCGAGCTGCGCATCGCGGACAACGGGTCACCGACCCCGCACTCACCCAACGACGGCAGCGGCCTCGAAGGCTTGTACCGGCGGTTCGCAGAGGCCGGCGGCGAGCTGGTCGCCGGTGCAGGAGAGCAGGGATTCTCCATCGCGGCGACCCTGCCCGCCACGACAGGAGCCCGACCATGA
- a CDS encoding response regulator transcription factor: MIRVLIAEDQAMMRGALALLLDMEHDLSVVAQVGRGDLVVDAVREHRADVAVLDIEMPGMSGIDAAAALRTKAPECAVMIVTTFARAGYLRRALDVGVRGFVVKDDPVEDLAQAVRRVVAGSTVVDPALAEDARLAPSNPLTDGERRVLAQAVDGSPVADLAGRLHLSERTVRNYLSAAIGKTGSRTRIEAALYARDQGWL, translated from the coding sequence ATGATCCGCGTACTCATCGCAGAAGACCAGGCGATGATGCGGGGCGCCCTCGCACTTCTGCTCGACATGGAGCACGATCTCTCGGTCGTCGCCCAGGTCGGGAGGGGCGACCTGGTGGTCGACGCAGTACGCGAACACCGTGCCGACGTCGCCGTTCTCGACATCGAGATGCCGGGTATGAGCGGCATCGACGCCGCAGCCGCCCTGCGTACGAAAGCCCCCGAATGCGCCGTCATGATCGTCACGACGTTCGCGCGCGCCGGCTATCTGCGGCGTGCTCTCGACGTCGGGGTACGCGGGTTCGTGGTGAAGGACGATCCCGTAGAGGACCTCGCGCAGGCCGTTCGCCGAGTCGTCGCTGGTTCGACGGTGGTCGATCCCGCGCTTGCCGAGGACGCACGACTCGCCCCGAGTAACCCGCTCACCGACGGCGAGCGCCGCGTACTCGCCCAGGCCGTCGACGGATCACCCGTTGCCGACCTGGCCGGGCGTCTCCACCTCTCCGAGCGCACGGTCCGCAACTACCTGTCGGCCGCGATCGGCAAGACCGGCAGTCGTACCCGCATCGAGGCCGCGCTCTACGCGCGCGACCAGGGCTGGCTCTGA
- a CDS encoding P1 family peptidase, protein MRAGDLGITIGSLERGPRNAITDVEGVLVGHTTLASDDVRSGVTAVVPAALTAERTTLPAGLAVGNGYGKFIGATQLDELGMIETPILLTSTLSAFRVADALVAYVLELPAHRETTTLNPVVGETNDGYLSDIRSRPVGHEDVVAAIDGAGEEVAEGCVGAGTGTVALGYKGGIGTASRRVAVSGETHTVGALVQSNFGGTLTAAGVPLPADRLLATAPPEPDGNSCMIVVATDAPLDARQLQRVARRAVYAMARVGASYSNSSGDYAIAFGTHGRPPDDTELDELFAGTMDAVEEALLNSVFTAETTYGYRGRVAYAVPLDGLLQSQPWSRA, encoded by the coding sequence ATGCGAGCAGGCGATCTGGGTATCACCATCGGAAGTCTCGAGCGTGGTCCGCGCAACGCGATCACCGACGTCGAGGGAGTGCTCGTCGGCCATACGACCTTGGCGTCCGATGACGTACGCAGCGGGGTGACGGCGGTCGTGCCGGCGGCACTGACGGCGGAGCGTACGACGCTGCCGGCCGGCCTCGCTGTCGGCAACGGGTACGGCAAGTTCATCGGCGCCACCCAGCTCGACGAGCTCGGCATGATCGAGACTCCGATCCTGCTGACCAGCACGCTGTCGGCATTTCGCGTCGCCGACGCGCTGGTCGCGTACGTACTCGAGCTGCCTGCACACCGCGAGACGACCACCCTCAATCCGGTGGTCGGTGAGACCAACGACGGCTATCTCTCCGACATTCGGTCGCGTCCCGTCGGCCATGAGGACGTCGTCGCGGCAATCGACGGTGCCGGTGAGGAAGTCGCGGAAGGCTGTGTGGGCGCCGGGACCGGTACGGTCGCGCTCGGCTACAAGGGCGGCATCGGCACAGCCTCACGTCGGGTCGCAGTATCCGGTGAGACGCATACGGTCGGTGCGTTGGTGCAGTCCAACTTCGGCGGCACTTTGACGGCTGCCGGTGTGCCGCTGCCGGCAGATCGGCTGCTGGCGACGGCTCCACCGGAGCCGGATGGCAACTCCTGCATGATCGTCGTCGCGACGGATGCGCCGCTGGATGCGCGACAGTTGCAGCGAGTCGCCCGACGAGCCGTGTATGCGATGGCGCGCGTCGGCGCCAGTTACTCGAACTCCAGTGGTGACTATGCGATCGCATTCGGTACGCACGGCCGGCCGCCCGACGACACCGAGCTGGACGAGCTCTTCGCTGGCACGATGGACGCGGTCGAGGAGGCCCTGCTGAACTCGGTGTTCACCGCGGAGACGACGTACGGCTATCGCGGGCGTGTCGCGTACGCGGTGCCCCTGGACGGGTTGCTTCAGAGCCAGCCCTGGTCGCGCGCGTAG
- the paaF gene encoding phenylacetate--CoA ligase — protein sequence MQDLSPKPADLEPIETASIDELRSLQLERLRWSLGHAYENVPHYRRAFDDLGVHPEDCKELSDLAKFPLTGKAELRDNYPFGMFAVPREQVSRVHASSGTTGKPTVVGYTAEDIDMWAQLMARSIRASGGRAGDIVHVAYGYGLFTGGLGAHYGAEKLGCTVVPVSGGMTERQVGLIVDFEPDIIMVTPSYMLNIVDEMHRQGVDPRTTSLKVGIFGAEPWTDEMRRETEAQLDMHAVDIYGLSEVMGPGVANECVETKDGLTLWEDHFYPEILDPISGEVLPDGERGELVLTSLTKQAMPVVRYRTRDLTRLLPGTARTMRRMEKITGRTDDMIILRGVNLFPTQIEELILRTEQLSPHFQCVLTRAGRMDSMTVLVERRTEAPLDAAMRVGADLRTWIKNQIGVSVEVDVVDPETVERSVGKMRRIVDRR from the coding sequence ATGCAGGACCTCAGTCCTAAACCCGCAGACCTCGAGCCGATCGAGACCGCGTCGATCGATGAGCTGCGTTCGTTGCAGCTCGAGCGGCTGCGCTGGTCTCTTGGTCATGCGTACGAGAACGTGCCGCACTACCGGCGCGCGTTCGACGACCTCGGCGTGCATCCGGAGGACTGCAAGGAGCTCTCCGACCTCGCGAAGTTCCCGCTGACGGGCAAGGCCGAGCTCCGAGACAACTACCCGTTCGGCATGTTCGCGGTGCCGCGTGAGCAGGTGTCACGCGTACACGCGTCGTCGGGTACGACCGGCAAGCCGACCGTCGTCGGATACACGGCCGAAGACATCGACATGTGGGCGCAGCTGATGGCGCGCAGCATCCGCGCCTCCGGCGGCCGAGCCGGCGACATCGTGCACGTCGCGTACGGGTACGGGCTCTTCACCGGCGGGCTCGGCGCGCACTACGGTGCCGAGAAGCTCGGTTGCACGGTTGTCCCGGTGTCCGGCGGGATGACCGAGCGCCAGGTCGGTCTGATCGTCGATTTCGAGCCCGACATCATCATGGTGACCCCCTCGTACATGCTGAACATCGTCGATGAGATGCACCGACAGGGCGTTGACCCGCGTACGACCTCGCTCAAGGTCGGCATCTTCGGTGCCGAACCCTGGACCGACGAGATGCGTCGCGAGACCGAGGCCCAGCTCGATATGCATGCGGTCGACATCTACGGGCTGTCGGAGGTGATGGGTCCCGGAGTGGCCAACGAGTGTGTCGAGACCAAGGACGGCCTCACTCTGTGGGAGGACCACTTCTACCCGGAGATCCTCGACCCGATCAGCGGCGAGGTGCTGCCCGACGGCGAACGCGGTGAGCTCGTGCTCACCTCGCTCACCAAGCAGGCGATGCCGGTGGTGCGCTACCGCACCCGAGACCTGACACGTCTCCTGCCGGGCACCGCGCGGACGATGCGCCGGATGGAGAAGATCACCGGACGTACCGACGACATGATCATCCTGCGTGGCGTGAACCTCTTCCCGACCCAGATCGAGGAGTTGATCCTGCGTACCGAACAGCTATCGCCGCATTTCCAGTGCGTGCTTACGCGGGCAGGTCGGATGGACTCCATGACGGTGCTCGTCGAACGCCGCACAGAGGCGCCGCTGGATGCGGCGATGCGGGTCGGCGCAGACCTTCGTACCTGGATCAAGAACCAGATCGGAGTGAGCGTCGAGGTCGACGTCGTCGATCCGGAGACGGTGGAGCGCTCCGTCGGCAAGATGCGGCGGATCGTCGACCGTCGCTGA
- a CDS encoding aldo/keto reductase has translation MTASIEMNDGRTMPAIGFGTWPLKGAAGTTAVRTAIESGYRLIDTAAKYENEDAVGRAIAESGVPRADLFVTTKLRGDEQGYDSAIRACESSLERLGLDYVDLYLIHWPLPRVNAYVASWRALLALQERGLVRSVGVSNFTAAHLDRIVAETGVTPAVNQIELHPFFPQAEQRAYDTEHGIVTQSWSPLGRGSDLLESRVITEIAEAHGATAGQVVLAWHLAIGAAPIPKSADPERMRANLAAAELTLTPADLEAIAGLDDGRRLGGDPDSHEEF, from the coding sequence ATGACTGCCTCGATCGAGATGAACGACGGACGCACGATGCCCGCGATCGGCTTCGGCACCTGGCCGTTGAAGGGCGCTGCGGGCACCACCGCCGTACGCACGGCGATCGAATCGGGCTACCGGCTGATCGACACCGCCGCGAAGTACGAGAACGAGGACGCCGTGGGCCGCGCGATCGCCGAGAGCGGCGTACCGCGTGCAGACCTGTTCGTCACAACGAAGCTGCGTGGCGATGAGCAGGGGTACGACTCGGCGATCCGGGCGTGCGAGTCGTCGCTCGAGCGCCTCGGCCTCGACTACGTCGATCTGTATCTGATCCACTGGCCGCTCCCCCGCGTCAACGCGTACGTCGCCTCGTGGCGGGCGCTTCTTGCACTGCAGGAGCGCGGTCTGGTCCGATCTGTCGGCGTCTCCAACTTCACCGCCGCCCACCTCGACCGCATCGTTGCCGAAACGGGCGTCACTCCCGCGGTGAACCAGATCGAGCTGCATCCGTTCTTCCCGCAGGCCGAACAACGCGCGTACGACACCGAGCACGGGATCGTCACCCAGAGTTGGAGCCCACTCGGTCGCGGGTCGGATCTGCTCGAATCCCGCGTGATCACCGAGATCGCGGAGGCACATGGCGCGACCGCCGGCCAGGTCGTTCTCGCCTGGCACCTCGCGATCGGCGCCGCACCGATCCCCAAGTCGGCCGATCCGGAGCGCATGCGGGCCAACCTCGCGGCCGCCGAGCTCACCCTCACCCCTGCCGACCTGGAAGCGATCGCCGGACTCGATGACGGGCGCCGCCTCGGCGGTGATCCCGACTCCCACGAGGAGTTCTGA
- the paaA gene encoding 1,2-phenylacetyl-CoA epoxidase subunit A: protein MTVAETELESGFNETIEHEQRIEPRDWMPDGYRKTLIRQIAQHAHSEIIGMQPEGNWLTRAPSLRRKAILMAKVQDEAGHGLYLYSAAETLGADRADLTDKLITGRQKYSSIFNYPTLTFADVGVIGWLVDGAAICNQVPLCRSSYGPYARAMIRVCKEESFHQRQGYELLMCMMRGSDEQRAMVQESVDRWWWPSLMMFGPPDDDSPNTAQSMAWGIKRHTNDELRQRFVDMTVPQADALGVTFPDAGLTWNDQRGSYDFSEPDWSELKAVITGNGPCNAERVARRKHAHDEGAWVREAASAFANKQKEPA from the coding sequence ATGACCGTCGCGGAGACGGAGCTCGAGAGCGGGTTCAACGAGACGATCGAGCACGAGCAGCGGATCGAGCCGCGCGACTGGATGCCCGACGGTTACCGCAAGACACTGATCCGCCAGATCGCGCAACACGCACACTCGGAGATCATCGGCATGCAGCCCGAGGGCAACTGGCTCACCCGGGCCCCGTCGTTGCGCCGCAAGGCGATCCTGATGGCGAAGGTCCAGGACGAAGCCGGCCACGGGTTGTACCTCTACTCCGCGGCCGAGACCCTCGGCGCCGACCGCGCCGACCTCACCGACAAGCTGATCACGGGCCGGCAGAAGTACTCCTCGATCTTCAACTACCCCACGCTGACCTTCGCCGATGTCGGCGTGATCGGCTGGCTGGTCGACGGCGCCGCGATCTGCAACCAGGTGCCGCTCTGCCGCAGCTCGTACGGCCCGTACGCGCGGGCGATGATCCGCGTCTGCAAGGAGGAGTCGTTCCACCAGCGGCAGGGTTACGAACTGCTCATGTGCATGATGCGCGGCTCCGATGAGCAGCGCGCGATGGTGCAAGAGTCTGTCGATCGCTGGTGGTGGCCCTCGCTGATGATGTTCGGTCCGCCCGACGACGACTCTCCCAACACCGCGCAGTCGATGGCGTGGGGAATCAAGCGCCACACCAACGACGAGCTGCGGCAACGCTTCGTCGATATGACTGTCCCGCAGGCCGATGCGCTCGGCGTGACGTTCCCCGACGCCGGCCTCACGTGGAATGACCAACGCGGTTCGTACGACTTCAGCGAGCCCGACTGGTCCGAGCTCAAGGCAGTCATCACCGGCAACGGGCCGTGCAACGCAGAGCGGGTCGCCCGGCGTAAGCACGCGCATGACGAAGGCGCATGGGTACGCGAGGCCGCGAGTGCATTCGCGAACAAGCAGAAGGAACCAGCATGA
- the paaB gene encoding 1,2-phenylacetyl-CoA epoxidase subunit B, whose amino-acid sequence MTDANWPLYEVFVRGKRGLNHVHVGSVHASDDEMALRHARDVFTRRNEGSSIWVVRADAIAASSPSEKDPYFAPAADKVYRHPTFYDIPDDVPHM is encoded by the coding sequence ATGACCGATGCCAACTGGCCCCTCTACGAGGTCTTCGTACGCGGCAAGCGTGGGCTGAACCACGTGCACGTCGGTTCCGTGCACGCTTCCGACGACGAGATGGCCTTGCGCCACGCCCGCGACGTGTTCACCCGCCGCAACGAGGGTTCGAGCATCTGGGTCGTACGCGCCGATGCGATCGCCGCATCGAGCCCGAGCGAGAAGGACCCGTACTTCGCACCCGCCGCGGACAAGGTCTACCGCCACCCGACGTTCTACGACATCCCCGACGATGTCCCTCATATGTGA
- the paaC gene encoding phenylacetate-CoA oxygenase subunit PaaC translates to MTDPSTHSDNAYDSLAEAHDDARWAYGTGFDDPLAGVDTTLPDGADGAALAAYCLMLADDALIMSQRLAEWSTYAPELEEEVALANVGLDLLGQARLLLARAAAADPSCVPVLPDGSPVPAEDALAYFRDEQSFRNVRLAEVDNGDFAASIARLFCFSAWRLSILHRLRDSHDPVVAAVAAKGVKELAYHRDYAARWLVTLAQGTAESRQRMVAGLSYCWPYVGELFAAHPVESALPGIAVDSAAVRPEFEETIAAVLDAANLDVPDAPFARAVDGRAGRDGVHTEAMGHLLAEMQAVARAHPMGSW, encoded by the coding sequence ATGACCGATCCCTCGACGCACTCCGATAACGCGTACGACTCGCTCGCCGAGGCACATGACGACGCCCGCTGGGCGTACGGCACCGGGTTCGACGACCCGCTCGCCGGTGTCGACACGACGCTGCCCGACGGAGCCGACGGTGCAGCGCTAGCGGCGTACTGCCTGATGCTCGCCGATGACGCCCTGATCATGTCGCAGCGCCTCGCCGAGTGGAGCACCTACGCGCCCGAGCTCGAGGAGGAGGTTGCGCTCGCGAACGTCGGCCTCGACCTACTCGGCCAGGCGCGGCTCCTGCTCGCGCGCGCGGCCGCGGCCGATCCGAGCTGCGTGCCCGTACTCCCCGACGGTTCGCCGGTGCCGGCGGAGGACGCCCTTGCGTACTTCCGCGATGAGCAGAGCTTCCGCAACGTACGCTTGGCCGAGGTCGACAACGGTGACTTCGCCGCATCGATCGCGCGACTCTTCTGCTTCTCTGCTTGGCGGTTGAGCATTCTGCATCGACTGCGAGACTCGCACGACCCAGTGGTCGCCGCGGTTGCCGCCAAGGGCGTCAAGGAGCTCGCGTACCACCGCGACTACGCCGCGCGCTGGCTGGTGACGCTCGCCCAGGGCACCGCCGAGTCGCGCCAGCGGATGGTGGCCGGGCTTTCGTACTGCTGGCCGTACGTCGGCGAGCTCTTCGCTGCGCATCCCGTCGAATCCGCACTGCCCGGTATCGCCGTCGACTCCGCCGCAGTGCGGCCGGAGTTCGAGGAGACGATCGCGGCAGTGCTCGACGCGGCGAACCTCGACGTGCCCGATGCGCCGTTCGCGCGTGCGGTCGACGGGCGAGCCGGCCGCGACGGCGTACACACCGAGGCGATGGGCCATCTGCTCGCCGAGATGCAGGCCGTCGCACGCGCTCACCCGATGGGGAGCTGGTAG
- the paaJ gene encoding phenylacetate-CoA oxygenase subunit PaaJ: protein MTARTLTPLTHARSVASRVPDPELPMVTIDDLGILREVAFDDTTLVVTITPTYSGCPAIGAIRADVHAALRRAGFDDVDVRTTLDPPWTTDWVSADGRRKLAEHGISPPQHGAASPTGPVPLALTMPSRLVHCPHCGSGDTHETSHFGSTACKSLHRCRTCGEPFEHVKEI, encoded by the coding sequence GTGACTGCCAGAACCCTTACTCCGTTGACGCATGCGCGCTCCGTCGCGTCCCGGGTGCCCGATCCCGAGCTGCCGATGGTCACCATCGACGACCTCGGTATCCTGCGTGAGGTCGCCTTCGACGACACCACCCTCGTGGTCACGATCACTCCGACCTACTCCGGCTGTCCGGCCATCGGTGCGATCCGCGCTGACGTCCACGCGGCGCTCCGCCGCGCCGGCTTCGACGACGTCGACGTACGCACGACGCTCGACCCGCCGTGGACCACCGACTGGGTCTCCGCCGACGGTCGTCGCAAGCTCGCTGAACATGGCATCTCACCGCCGCAGCACGGTGCAGCGAGTCCGACCGGTCCGGTTCCACTCGCCCTCACCATGCCGAGTCGGCTGGTGCATTGCCCGCATTGCGGCTCGGGCGACACACACGAGACCTCGCATTTCGGCTCGACCGCCTGCAAGTCGCTGCACCGCTGTCGTACCTGCGGCGAGCCGTTCGAGCACGTCAAGGAGATCTGA